The following is a genomic window from Candidatus Vondammii sp. HM_W22.
GGCCCAGCAGCGTTATGAGTTTGGCACCAAGGCATCAATCACCACCACAAGGGACGCGGGCATTGTGATTGGTGCCCTGGCTTTTGAGAAGAATGTATTTGATGGTCACACCGTACCTGAGGTCTTGGCACAGGTGAAACGTCTCATCAATCGAGTACCCAAAGTGGGTATTGCTGATCGAGGTTATCGGAGCAAATCTAAAGGTTAATGACACCCAGATAGTAACGCCAAAGCCTGCCAGGAAGAATACCTCAGGAGAAGCCATGGCATTAGCCAGAAAACGTTTCAGAAGACGAGCTGGCATTGAGCCTGTGGTCACTTAAAGAGTGACCACAGGCTAAAAAGGAACTTTCTTAAAGGCTTTGCCGGGGATCAGATTAACTTGCTTATGGCGGCGGCTGCCTTCAACTTCAGAAAATGGATGAGGGAGGTTCTTTTTGTGCTGAAAAATATCATGTCCATACTGTTGTTCCTGTTTGCAAAACAGAAACAACAGTATTATTAAGTGCCTGGAATGAATATTTCAGGGTCGACTAGCTAGGTCTTTGGGGAACTGCTGGATGAGAACAACAATAATGGCAGTATCTGGGCCGATTCTGCTTGCCGCAGTGTAGAACGGGAAACCGCTTTACCGAGTGCGCATTACCGCCGTCAGATTCATCGAGTCGACGCGCAAACGCCCTTGGAATGAACGGGAGCAATAGGCAAACCGAAAACGATCAAGAGTTCGGGCTCGAGTTGAGCACGTGTTTGCCCAGCAGGCCAATCGACTGGTGCGTAGCATCGGGCAAGTCAGGCTGACGTGAAGATTGATATGATGAATTTGGTGTGCAACACGCGCGATCAGTGTGGCTAGCCGGATGAAGCGAGGTATGGATATGGATGCTGCCAGAAAAATGAGCGTGAAGATACCGGGCTCTCCGGTATTTGCTAAGGACTATTGGCCTTGGTCGGTTTTTTAGAGGTTCCTTTATGCATCTTTAATCACATTCAGGCGATGGAAGGAGTTGCACAGCCACCGGCGAATACTATTCACGATACTCACCGAGCTTTATGTCAATGCACTCGATCATGGTGTGCTCAACCTCGATCCACCGATGAAAAGATCAGCGGAAGGTTTTACCCGGTATTTCACTGAGTGCGAGCATCGCCTTGGCAAATTATCCACGGGTTTCGTCAATATTTACAATAAGGATACAAAATACAGCTTCGGGTGGTAAAATGACTATCCAGGTGGAAGACAGTGATAAAGGGTTCGACTTTCGAAATCTATTTGACAGATATTAACCGATCTGACACCGAGCTATCGGGCCGGGGAATACTGCTTGCCAGGGAGCTGTGTAAATCAGTCCACTATGAATTTGCTTGGAAATAAAGTGGTGGAGACTTAATCGCCTGGACAGGAAAATAACCCGTTGAGTAGTGAAACTGAATCCGCTCAGTGGTCGGATATTTCCCATCCGTTCTCTATTTTGCTACAGTAGAATACCAAGGAGGACTCACTATGACAACATCACTGACTCGCCGCCAGCGGGAGATCTTCGAATATCTCCAGACACACCTCAAAGAATTTCCTCACCCGCCCACCCTGGACGAACTTTGTACCGCCCTGGGGCTAAGTTCAAAAGGTTCTCTTCATAAGCAAGTCCAGGCACTGATCGAAGCCGGGCTGGTTGCGCCGATGAATAATCGCAGAAGAGGCATTCGGCTGACCGAGCAGTTGCCCGGAGAGGATCAGGGCTTGCCTTTTCTCGGTTATATCGCTGCCGGACAGCCGATTGAGGCAGTTGAACAGCATGAACCGGTGCAAGTGCCTGAATTTCTCTACACTGATGAACCTTGTTACGTACTCCAGGTCAAGGGGGACTCCATGATCGACGAAGGCATCCTGGATGGTGACCACATCGTTATTGAGCAGAGAAATCAAGCCCGGAATGGAGAGATCGTAGTGGCATTGATTGATGGTAGTGATGCGACGCTGAAGCGGATTGAACAAAAACCAAGCCATGTCATTCTGCATCCCGCCAACATGGCCATGGAACCAATGGAGTTCTCACCGGAGCAGGTGCAAATTCAAGGCGTACTGGTTGGCCAAATGAGAAGCTACTGCTAGTACGTACATTTGTGTGGAATAAACCTATAGGGAACCTCTAAAAAACCGACAAAGGCCAATAGTCTCTAACAAATCAGGAAAGTCCGGTATCTTCACACTCATTTTTCTGGCAACATCCATATTCATACCTCGCTTCATCCGGCTAGCCACACCAATCGACGCGTGTTGCACACCAAATTCATCATACCCATCTTCACGTCAGCCTGACTTGCCCGATGCTACGCACCAGTCGATTGGCCTGCTGGGCAAACACGTGCTCAACTCGAGCCCGAACTCTTGATCGTTTTCGGTTTGCCTCTTGCTCCCG
Proteins encoded in this region:
- the lexA gene encoding transcriptional repressor LexA, whose translation is MTTSLTRRQREIFEYLQTHLKEFPHPPTLDELCTALGLSSKGSLHKQVQALIEAGLVAPMNNRRRGIRLTEQLPGEDQGLPFLGYIAAGQPIEAVEQHEPVQVPEFLYTDEPCYVLQVKGDSMIDEGILDGDHIVIEQRNQARNGEIVVALIDGSDATLKRIEQKPSHVILHPANMAMEPMEFSPEQVQIQGVLVGQMRSYC